A region from the Manihot esculenta cultivar AM560-2 chromosome 13, M.esculenta_v8, whole genome shotgun sequence genome encodes:
- the LOC122721581 gene encoding uncharacterized mitochondrial protein AtMg00810-like: MEVQQKQQEVFICQTKYAKEILKKSKMDKCKIDTTIMGKNEKLGKESAAEKVDETLYRSLVGCLMYLTTTRPDILHFVSMLFRFTNCAVETHFIAAKRVLRYVRGILDYGIKFDASKDCVLLGYFDNNHGGIDDMKSTQDIVLIWS, encoded by the coding sequence ATGGAAGTTCAACAAAAGCAGCAAGAGGTGTTTATTTGCCAAACCAAATATGCTAAAGAAATTCTGAAGAAATCCAAAATGGATAAATGCAAGATTGATACAACTATTATGGGTAAAAATGAAAAGTTGGGCAAGGAAAGTGCAGCTGAGAAGGTTGATGAAACTCTATACAGAAGTCtagtgggttgtttgatgtattTAACAACCACAAGACCTGATATCTTACACTTTGTAAGTATGCTATTTAGATTCACAAATTGTGCCGTTGAAACTCACTTTATTGCTGCTAAAAGAGTTTTAAGGTATGTGAGAGGAATACTAGATTATGGAATCAAGTTCGATGCTAGTAAAGATTGTGTTCTGTTGGGCTATTTTGATAATAATCATGGTGGTATTGATGATATGAAGAGTACTCAGGATATTGTTTTAATATGGAGTTAG